The DNA window GTCATCGATGACGTGGAGGCCGTGGGCTTCTGCGCGGCAGGTCAACAGGCGATCATCGCCCGTGACGAAGCAGAAGGCGCGGTCCAGCTCGGCGGGAAAGCGATAGTCGCCGCGCGAATCAGCGGAATACTTATAAAGCTGATTTGCCGTTACCGTAGTACCCGACAGCCGGGACATCTCTTCCGCAATCTCTTCGCGGCTTAACGTGCAATTGCGGATAGCTTCGGTAATCACGGCGCGGACCATCGCGCCATCGCTCATGCATCCAGGCATGACCTCGGCATGGCGACCGAAGAGTTTTTGTTGTGATCCAGCGGCAAAACGTCGTGCGCCTTTTGCCGGAGACACGCGGCTGGAGCGGCCAGCATGATGAGTGTGTGAACGATTCACGCCGCACGCTCCATCTGATCTCTGCGCTCTTGCTTGCGCTGCCAAGCCTTCTCTGCGGAGGTGAGGGCTTTGCTTACGCGCTTACTAGTGCGAGCGCCAAGGGATACCTGACGGACATGCTCGTGCGAGAGGCCGAGCCTCCGAGCAACAGCGGCCAGGAGGCCGTGCGGTCTTTTATTGGGCAGTACGATCATTGGGGCGATAAAATCCACGGGTGGAATCCACTCTCTAAATATGGAGATTATGCGCACGCGCATATGGACGTCAATGAAAATATGCGCACGCGCGCTGCCGCCGAACTGCGCCTCAAGATTGGGGAGGCGCTCCTGCATGCCCGAAAGAGGCTCAAGCTCAATCAAAGTGAACTAGCTCAAACACTTGGAACCGGACAGACGAATGTGTCGAAGTGGGAGAAGGGGAAAGACAAGCCCCCGCACACCGCGCTCCTGGTCATGGCTGATTTGGTTCCTGATTCAGAAAAAGGCCAGTGGCAAGAGTGGGCTGGAATCAAGCCTCAGCCACCGTCACCGCGAGAGCCTAGAGATATTGCCGTGCTTCGTGACGCCGCCGCAGCAGGTACGCCGAGAATGGTCAATGAAAAAGAAATCGATTTTCGACTCTCGTTACCGGCACATCTTCTGCCTGTAGGAGGCAAGCTTTTTGGCGTACCTATCGAAGGTGACTCCATGTCTCCAGTTCTTGAGACGGGCTATATTGCCATCGTAGACATCAACCGCCGCGATCCAAAGAAGCTGCAAAATCGCATGGTCGCCGCACGCGATGAGGATGGTGGTGTAACGATTAAATGGCTGCGCTACCAAGACCCGATGTACTTACTGGTTCCTCAAAACACTTCCCAGCGTCATCCGGTCTATATCGTGCGAGAAGGTGACCAAGTATCGATAGTTGGCGAAGTTGTGATGTGGATCGGAAAACCGCCGCTATCGAGGAAGTGAGGAGATGTTGGGCATGAGACGAATTGCAATGTTGTTGATAGTTCTTCCGTTGATCGGGTCTGCTCAGAACCGCGCCGTAGAAATCGGCATGACACGCGGTCATGTGCTGAAGATGACCGGCGCACCTAATGGGTACTTCGCTGATGGAATAAGAACGAAGGCGTTTCCGCGTGTGACGGTTGGATATGTCACAGAAATTTATGACCGACGCGTACAAGGAAGGAAGTACGAGCTTCGCATTGGTTATCAGCCTGACGAGTCTAAGTCCAGGTTGAACCCACCATTGGTGGTGTCAGAGCTGCGATTTGTATCAGACAAATTAATGCCGGCGTCTCAGCTCCTAACTGCCTCAATTGAAGCAGGGCGAATATGTGCACGCGGCTGCGAAATTCTCTCTCGTGGCGATAGGGGACTTTTGCTGAGATCGAATGGCAAAGAGAAGTTTTTTATCGAGGTTAGTGCTATGACTCAGTTCGGCACGGGAGAAGAGCCAGCAGTACGCTCTCTCGATGACACAGCAGGCGAGATTACGATCAGCACGATTCCTCCGTTCAGCTTCGAGAAGCTCACTAAACTTGGTGATTGGCCCCGAAACTAGTTTTCGCCTTTACTTCGCCTCTAGTTGGAGCTACGCTCCCTACATGTCCCTTGCACCTTTCGCTTGGCCGGGCGGCAAACGCGCTCTCACGAAGACGCTGCTAACCCTTATTCCGAAGCACACCATTTATGCGGAGTTGTTTGCAGGCTCGGCCAAGCTGCTTTTTGCAAAAGAGCCATCGAAGGCCGAAGTCCTGAACGATCTCAGTGGTGACGTGACCAACTTCTTCCGGGTCTGTAAGCACCGCACCGCTGAGCTAGCGGAAGCGCTGGCAGTGGAGTGCATCCACGCTGGCCGCTTCCGCGACCTGCGCACTGAGAAACCTGAGTGTGAGCTGGAACGCGCCCTGCGCTTTTACTATCTGACGCGCTACAGCTTCGGCGCGAAGGGCGAACACTTTGCCATGGGCAACGCGACGTCGCCGAAGTGCAGGCCGCTCGACCAGGTACGCGAGCTGCTCGCCGCGACCGCCGCGCGACTGGCGACGGTACGCATTGAGCAACAGGACTTCGCCTTCATCCTCAAACGCTATGACAGTGCAGGAACGTTCTTCTATCTCGATCCGCCGTATGTCGAGTACGGAGCCAATGGCCGGTACGAGCCACTGGATGAGTTGCGCCGCGAAGAGATGTTTGCGCTGCTGGCGAAGTTGAAGGGTAAGTTCCTGTTGAGCTTTGACGATCACCCTGAGATACGCCGCCGCGCGAAGCAGTATGGCTTCCGCATCCGTGAAGAGCAGGTGCCTTACTCGTTGTCTGCGAATGCGGATGCAAGAAAGAAGGCTGCTGAGTTGTTGGTAGCGAACTACGCTATCGCCGCATGAAGTAACAAGTTCTCCACACAAGAGCCGCCCATTAGGGCGGCTCTTCTCTTTGCATCAAGCCGTGAATGCGCTTCTGCGCCCGAATTCCCGGAGCGCCCTGAAGCAGCCGTCAAGGCGCGTCTCTCCCCACACACTCAGTTCATACATCGCAGGCCGAAGCGCCCGCACGATCCCTTCGTAAGGAAAGGAGGCTGCGGAAAATCGCCAGAGCCACTAGGGCCGGTGCAGCCATAAGGCTGCCCGGCACGGTGTAACCGGAGGAAGGTGCGCGTGGAGATGCCGATCACAACCGAAAGTGTTATGCCGGAGCCTTCATGGCTGGTACGCGCTCGTGTGGATATCGGCATCAAGGAAGCACCGGGGATTGCAGATAACGCTGTGATCGTCGGATGGGCGCGGTCGCTTGGCTATGCATGGGTCGCTAAGTTCTACGCACACGACTCAATTCCTTGGTGTGCATTGTGGATGGCTCACATCATGCATGACGACGGCAAGGCTATTCCTCCGCAGAAGGATGTGCTGGGCGCGCTGAACTGGCGGCTGTGGGGCACTCCTCTGCACCGCGCTGTTCCGGGTGCAGTTCTGGTGTTCACGCGTTCCGGTGGTGGGCATGTCGGCCTTTACGTTGGCGAGGACGAAACGCATTACCACGTCCTTGGCGGCAATCAGGGCGACATGGTCCGCATCGCGCGGGTTCCACGGTTCCAGTGCGTGGCGATCCGCTGGCCCTCTGAAGTTTTTCCGTATGGCAACCCGGTGATGATGGCGGCCTCCGCTGCACCGGCCTCGGTAACAGAAGCATGAAGGAGAAAACGATGAAGAATGTTCTTCGCGCGGCCCTCGGTACCGCGCTCTTGGCAGCAGCGGTCCTTTCCACTCACGCACAGGCACTGAAGCCGGATAACACCTTCACTCCGATCCGCCGAGATGGCGATGATCTTATGGGCCGACTGGTGGTGATCGGTCTACCTGCAAGCATGCAATCGGCCACGAAATGCTATGCAGAGGTTGGAGCGGGATGTACACAGCCTGATGCAACCTCTGTGATTTGGGCGAGGGGCGATGCTTCTAGCGAAGGTGGCCTTGCGGATGGTAGTGCTCCCATGTTGACGGTAGATGCCTCGCTGCCCACCGACATCTACGGCTTCGGCGTATCCGCGAATCCTGGTCAGACGCCCTCCGTCTCCGGCACCGCCCTGTGGGCGCACTCGCTCAACGGCTCCGGGACCTATGCGGGTACCATCGTGGACTTCCTGCCAGAAACCATTAAGCCCATCGTGGTGAGTACCAATGTGGGAGCGTTCGTGGCTCAGAAGGTCGCGACGGTTAAAGGTCATGACATCTTTGCCACCGGGTCAACAGGTATCGCCGTGACTGGTGCTCACACCGGCTGGAACTACACCGGAGGCGGCGCGATCTTCTTCAAACTGCCGCAGCCTAACTGGTTCCTGTCGGCCAATGTCCGGTTCTCCAAGTCCACCGTCTCAGGCGCGAACGCCTTCCAGCTCATCCCCGGCGTACAGCTTAACTGGGGCAAATAGAGACATTCATACAACTAACGAGGGGCAGTGGGCGGGGAGCGGCGACGGACGCCAACCCTCATTCGGAGTACAGGCTGCCAGGGTAGTAAAGCCCTTCGGCTGGGCCGTCGATCAGCCGGAGGCGAACCGGAAGAGGAGGTCCTGCATGGGGAGACCGATTACGGGTGGCCCATTTCGTGAGCGTGAGGATGCCTACGAATGGCTTTCCATCGGCATTATGGGCGGCCTGATGTTCGGCTTCCTTTTGGGGCTTGCACTAACAGCGGCGTGTTCGTAGGGGAGGCAGAGCTTGAGATGCGAGGGAAAAGACTCGTACCCCAGCGAATCTGCGGCCCTTGCAGCCGAGCGCTTCTACCAGCGGGGCATTGATGGCTACGCAGACATGCACAGCTATCACTGCGACCGCTGCGGAGAGTGGCATCACGCACACATTGTGCCGTCCTTTCTCCGCAGCCGGAAGAAGCGTGACACGCGGAAGCGGAGATGCCCCAAAATGCCCGGCCTGGTGGTGGAGAACCTGCCCTCGCCGATTCGGGCGCACAGCGAGGCCGGGGTGCTGGAAGGTACGACGGTAGCCCAATAAATCGCGCCAAGCTGGCGCGCATATCAGGAACGCCGGGATTCCCGGCTAGAAGAGCGAGGTATGACCCATATGAACGTTGTGGTTTGGCTCAAGTCGAAATGGCGGGTGATCGTTGGAGGCGTGGTGGTGGCCCTTGCGTGGCTCCTCTTCACCCTCGGAGTGGTTTCCGCTGAAGAAGCCTTTGGTATGGCAATGTCGGGCGCTGCGCTGGGCGGATTCAGCCAGTCGCTTTCTTCGCATAAGGCTCAGGTCATTGATGCCCTGGACGCGCAGAAGCAGTGGCATGAGCAGCGTGACGCGAAAGCCGTCGCCTTGATTGGAGAGGTGGCTGTACCACTCAAGCCGATAGAGAGCTTGGAGGATTCGCACCTCAATGGCTGATCCGCAGATCATTCCGCCGGGAAAGCGCTCACCGTGGCTGACGACGGACTTGCGTGGCTTTGCAGGCAAGCTCCTCGTCGGCGGTGGGTCACTTTACCTCGGCAATCAGATGGTCGATGTCTTTCGCGACCATCCAGCCGAGACCTTCGCACTCGCCAAAGCGTGGGGGCCAGCCTTCGCCGTGATCTTTCTCCTGATCTATATGTGGTCGCGCTCGCAGGACCGGCAATTTGATCTGCAGCAGAAGCAGCTTGACCAGCAGGAACGCGGTATCGCAGCGCAGGAGATGTTGGCTGAGGCGACACACAAGCTGGCCAATAAAGATGACGTGAAAGAGCAGCGCAACGAACTGTTGATTGCGCAGGCTGCCGCCGACTCAGCTCGCCTGGTGGATGCATTCGAGAGACAGCAGACCGCCCTGGACCGCATTGAACAGTTCCACCTGAAACTCGGTCCATGGATCGACAACCTGAAACTTTCCGCCACTGAACCTGCCAAGGAGAACAAGTAAGCCATGAAGCTGTCCCCCGATCATCTGGTTCGCCTGCGCCGAGAGGTGCTGCAGCATGTGTACAACAACCATGCTGCGCAGATGCATCGGCTGCAGCATCTGACCTTGCTCGATATCCTTCGCCGCCGTGGCTACAGCACGCTTGGTGAGCGCGACATCATCACCGTGTTGCAGGACCTTTGCGACCGTAAGTATCTGACATGCGAAACAGAGCATGATGACTGGTCCGGCGACCTCCTGCTGAAGAGCATCGAGATCACTCCGGTTGGCCGCAACCTGGTCGAAGGCTTTGCCAAAGACGAGGCGGTGGGTTTTGGCCGATAAGCCTGCAAAGAAGCGCCCCGGCGTGCGCGATGAACGGAAGTACCGGCAACCGTTGCAGATTGACCGGTTGCCGGAGACTGTCCACCAAGAAATTCGCGAACTCTACAACGGCAAGGGCAAGACCTGGACACAGATCGAAGAGCTGTCTTGCGACTTCGTGAAGTGGCAAGACCTCGACCCCGAAGTTGCTGCCCTCTTCGCTCCTGAGTTCAAGCTGCCGAAGACATCTCTGCATCGCTGGTACTACATCGACCGCCAGCGCATTCAGGATCAGGTCATTGAAGAAGGTGACGCTGCAGCGCGGCTCGCTGAAGTTCTCGCAGGCAAGCCTATTGAAGGCGTGAATGACGCCGTCGTCAATGCGCTGACTCGCGAAGTCTTCAACCTGGTCAAGACGAATGACCCGAAGGAACGCGCACAGTACATGGGGTGGCTGCAAGAAGTCACCTTAAGCATGTCGCGCGTGCAGCGTATCCAACTCGCCCAGCGCAAGGTTGACGCGGACATCGCGAGGAGCGAGGCACAACGCGCACAGTATGCCGCAGAAGCTGGCGACCCGAAGGAAATCTACCTAAAGGCCGCGAAGGACGTAATCCAGAAGCTACGCACGCGAGAGAAAGTCCGCGTCGTCATTGACACCATCAGCGATGAACTGATCACCGAGATTGCACATGCCGCCGAGTCGTTCAAGCAACAAGTCGAAACGCAGCATTCTTGAGGAGACGAAAGGCTCTCTCCGCGCGGTGTTTGGAATCGCGCCGGAGAGTCCGCTACTCGTTGCCCAAAAGAGTGAGGATGTACTGCGTGAGGCATGGGACCTTGCAACGGACATCACTGAATTTGCGAAGAAGTATCTTGGCCACTTCATGCGTGACCCGGTCACGGGTGAATGGGTTGAGCCAGCCGAGTTCCACAAGGAAATCTATCAGCTCCTGTTGACCGAGCGGCACTGCGCCATCGCCGCGCCGCGTGAACATGCGAAGTCCACAGTCGTCAGCGTGATCTTTCCGCTGTACTGCATCTGCTACAAGCTCCGTCGTTTCATTGTTCTCATTTCTGACACGCAGCCGCAGGCGGCGCTACAGCTCGCCGCTGTGAAGGAAGAGCTGGAAACGAATGTAGAGCTACGTGAGGCATTCGGCGATCTGATTGGCGATAAGAAATGGGACGTCAACGATT is part of the Terriglobus sp. RCC_193 genome and encodes:
- a CDS encoding DNA adenine methylase, with protein sequence MSLAPFAWPGGKRALTKTLLTLIPKHTIYAELFAGSAKLLFAKEPSKAEVLNDLSGDVTNFFRVCKHRTAELAEALAVECIHAGRFRDLRTEKPECELERALRFYYLTRYSFGAKGEHFAMGNATSPKCRPLDQVRELLAATAARLATVRIEQQDFAFILKRYDSAGTFFYLDPPYVEYGANGRYEPLDELRREEMFALLAKLKGKFLLSFDDHPEIRRRAKQYGFRIREEQVPYSLSANADARKKAAELLVANYAIAA
- a CDS encoding S24 family peptidase, which codes for MNDSRRTLHLISALLLALPSLLCGGEGFAYALTSASAKGYLTDMLVREAEPPSNSGQEAVRSFIGQYDHWGDKIHGWNPLSKYGDYAHAHMDVNENMRTRAAAELRLKIGEALLHARKRLKLNQSELAQTLGTGQTNVSKWEKGKDKPPHTALLVMADLVPDSEKGQWQEWAGIKPQPPSPREPRDIAVLRDAAAAGTPRMVNEKEIDFRLSLPAHLLPVGGKLFGVPIEGDSMSPVLETGYIAIVDINRRDPKKLQNRMVAARDEDGGVTIKWLRYQDPMYLLVPQNTSQRHPVYIVREGDQVSIVGEVVMWIGKPPLSRK
- a CDS encoding phage protein Gp27 family protein; the protein is MADKPAKKRPGVRDERKYRQPLQIDRLPETVHQEIRELYNGKGKTWTQIEELSCDFVKWQDLDPEVAALFAPEFKLPKTSLHRWYYIDRQRIQDQVIEEGDAAARLAEVLAGKPIEGVNDAVVNALTREVFNLVKTNDPKERAQYMGWLQEVTLSMSRVQRIQLAQRKVDADIARSEAQRAQYAAEAGDPKEIYLKAAKDVIQKLRTREKVRVVIDTISDELITEIAHAAESFKQQVETQHS
- a CDS encoding TIGR02594 family protein, which translates into the protein MPITTESVMPEPSWLVRARVDIGIKEAPGIADNAVIVGWARSLGYAWVAKFYAHDSIPWCALWMAHIMHDDGKAIPPQKDVLGALNWRLWGTPLHRAVPGAVLVFTRSGGGHVGLYVGEDETHYHVLGGNQGDMVRIARVPRFQCVAIRWPSEVFPYGNPVMMAASAAPASVTEA